From Ktedonobacteraceae bacterium:
GGAAAAATACAGGAGTTGATCGGGCTTTTCTAGCCGGCGATCAACTCCTTTTTCATCTAGTGGTTGGATGAAAGGGCGCCACGATTGGATAAGAGGGCGATCCAGTTGGCAGAAAGGGCGACCACAAGAGCCGCCCCTACGATACGAGGCCGTTTTCAGGCTGTTACACCACCTTGATGGATACGGTTTTGCTGAGCTGGCTGCCGCCCTGATCGACTACGGTCAGGGTCAGGGTATAGGTTCCCTTTTTAGCATAGGTGTGCAAGCCACCCAGGTCAAAGCCCTGTGGATGACCGGCGGCTTTGCCCACCTTAACGGTCGA
This genomic window contains:
- a CDS encoding PKD domain-containing protein, with the translated sequence NPLGHHRASLSATFTDADPNGQVSDYTATINWGDGMSSTVKVGKAAGHPQGFDLGGLHTYAKKGTYTLTLTVVDQGGSQLSKTVSIKVV